From one Lotus japonicus ecotype B-129 chromosome 3, LjGifu_v1.2 genomic stretch:
- the LOC130745922 gene encoding disease resistance protein RUN1-like, producing the protein MAASSSNHQWIYDVFINFRGNDTRDSFVSHLHAALSNAGIDAFFDDKSLEKGDELKSVLLRAIEGTYGQLVIPIFYHVEPSDVRYQKGPFALEVNSRRRGRRRENLVGWRTALHEIANLSGYDLSTDRSEAEAINNIVKNVFGKLYIRVMSITNFPVGLVSRLQEVIKLIESQPSKVCMVGIWGMGGLGKTTTAKAIFNQIHRQFMCASFIGNIREAYEDRRGPIDLQEQLLSDILETKEKIHSIERGTAMIKKILSGKRALVILDDVTTSEQLKALCGNREWFASGSVIIVTTRDVRLLSSLKADYVYKMNEMNKDESLELFSWHAFGEASPEQDFTELSRSVVAYCGGLPLALEVLGSYLNEREKKEWKSVLSKLDRIPNDQVQQKLRISYDGLKDELEKNIFLDICCFFIGKDRAYVTEILNGCGFYADIGITRLIEMSLLKVERNNKLGMHDLVRDMGREIVRETSTQDPGKRNRLWFHEDAHDVLTKNTGTETVEGLVLKMQRTERGCFNANAFKEMKKLRLLQLDSVDLTGDYQHLSHELRWVHWKGFTSTFIPDHFYLGNLVVLELKYSSIKQVWKETKLLKKLTKLLKKLKVLNLSHSKDLVNTPDFSKLPNLEELILKDCPSLFELHPSIAYLSNLLLINLEGCTSLTNLPGKTYQLKSVKTLILSGCSKIDKLEEDIVQMESLTTLIAKDTAIKEVPHSILRLESIAYISLCGYEGLTRDVFPSLIRSWISPTMNPLSRIPLFPGMSLSQVSMDIQNYRSGILSSWLSSLSKLRSVWIQCHSEIQLTQESRRILDDQYDVNSMDLEASSSYASQISDFSLKSLLIRLGSCHTVIETLASSIPQGSTTNASSNFVLPGGDDPSWLAYKGEGPSVHFQVPEDRDCCLKGIVLCVVYSSTPESMATECLTSVMINNHTKFTIQIYKKDTVMSFNDEDWESVKSNLDPGDNMEIIVSFGRGLTVKGTAVYLIYAQSIIMEIQPSITVEVEFEPSVNGKMEPSSEVNIHPSPNLKMEPSPKPTKTIFTRLVKRIGKCSCLNQN; encoded by the exons ATGGCTGCTTCATCCTCGAATCATCAATGGATCTACGACGTGTTCATAAATTTCAGGGGAAATGACACCCGTGACAGCTTCGTTTCTCATCTCCATGCTGCCCTCTCAAACGCTGGAATCGACGCTTTTTTTGACGATAAGAGTCTTGAAAAGGGAGATGAGCTGAAATCAGTACTGTTGCGAGCAATAGAAGG AACATATGGCCAACTGGTTATTCCTATATTTTACCATGTTGAGCCGTCGGACGTGCGTTATCAGAAGGGTCCTTTTGCTTTGGAAGTAAATTCAAGAAGAAGAGGACGCCGAAGGGAAAACCTGGTGGGGTGGAGGACCGCGCTCCACGAAATTGCAAATTTGTCTGGTTACGATTTGAGCACCGACAG GAGTGAAGCTGAAGCAATCAATAACATTGTTAAGAATGTTTTCGGGAAATTATACATCAGAGTGATGTCCATTACCAATTTTCCGGTTGGATTAGTATCCCGCTTGCAAGAAGTGATTAAGTTGATTGAAAGCCAACCGAGCAAAGTTTGTATGGTAGGGATTTGGGGAATGGGAGGGTTGGGTAAAACAACCACAGCCAAAGCCATCTTCAATCAAATTCATCGCCAATTCATGTGTGCAAGTTTCATTGGAAACATTAGAGAAGCTTATGAGGATAGAAGAGGGCCTATTGATTTACAAGAACAACTTCTTTCTGATATCCTAGAAACTAAGGAGAAGATACATAGCATTGAAAGAGGGACAGCTATGATTAAGAAAATTCTTTCTGGGAAAAGGGCTCTGGTTATACTTGATGATGTGACCACATCTGAGCAATTGAAAGCCTTGTGTGGAAATCGTGAATGGTTTGCATCAGGAAGTGTAATAATTGTTACAACCAGAGATGTGCGGTTACTTAGTTCACTTAAAGCTGACTATGTGTACAAAATGAATGAGATGAATAAAGATGAGTCGCTTGAGCTTTTCAGTTGGCATGCTTTTGGCGAAGCAAGTCCAGAACAAGACTTCACTGAACTCTCAAGAAGCGTAGTTGCTTACTGTGGAGGGTTACCTCTAGCTCTTGAAGTCCTTGGATCTTACTTAAATGAGAGGGAGAAAAAAGAATGGAAAAGTGTATTGTCAAAACTAGACAGAATTCCCAATGATCAAGTGCAACAGAAACTCAGAATAAGTTACGATGGTTTAAAGGATGAGCTGGAAAAGAATATATTTCTTGACATATGTTGTTTCTTTATCGGTAAAGACAGAGCCTATGTTACAGAAATATTAAATGGCTGTGGATTTTATGCTGATATTGGAATAACAAGACTCATAGAGATGagcctcctaaaagttgaaaggAATAACAAGCTTGGAATGCATGATCTTGTTCGAGATATGGGAAGAGAAATTGTTCGTGAAACTTCAACACAAGATCCCGGGAAGCGCAATCGGTTGTGGTTTCACGAGGATGCACATGATGTTTTGACCAAAAATACG GGAACAGAAACTGTTGAGGGATTGGTTTTGAAGATGcaaagaacagaaagaggtTGCTTCAATGCTAATGCTTTCAAGGAGATGAAGAAGTTGAGACTTTTGCAACTTGATAGTGTTGACCTCACTGGAGACTACCAGCATCTGTCCCATGAACTGAGATGGGTCCATTGGAAAGGATTTACTTCCACATTTATACCCGATCACTTTTATCTGGGAAATCTAGTTGTTTTAGAATTAAAGTACAGCAGCATTAAACAAGTTTGGAAGGAAACCAAG TTGCTGAAGAAGCTAACCAAG TTGCTGAAGAAGCTAAAAGTTCTCAATCTCAGTCATTCAAAGGACTTGGTAAACACCCCTGATTTTTCAAAACTACCGAATCTAGAAGAGCTCATTCTAAAGGATTGTCCAAGTTTGTTCGAGCTACACCCTTCCATCGCATATCTCAGTAATCTTCTTCTAATAAATTTGGAGGGCTGTACAAGCCTTACCAATCTCCCAGGGAAGACCTATCAGTTAAAGTCAGTTAAAACTCTCATCCTTTCGGGTTGTTCAAAAATTGACAAGTTGGAAGAAGATATAGTGCAGATGGAATCCTTGACAACACTTATTGCAAAAGATACAGCTATAAAGGAAGTGCCTCATTCAATATTAAGATTGGAAAGCATAGCATATATATCCCTATGTGGATATGAAGGATTAACACGCGATGTTTTTCCTTCTCTCATTCGATCTTGGATTTCACCAACAATGAATCCCCTATCCCGTATTCCCCTATTTCCGGGCATGTCATTGTCTCAAGTTTCTATGGATATACAGAATTATAGATCAGGCATTTTATCTTCATGGCTTAGCAGCCTATCAAAACTTAGAAGTGTTTGGATACAATGTCACTCGGAGATCCAACTAACCCAAGAGTCAAGAAGAATTCTTGATGATCAATATGATGTAAATTCTATGGACTTGgaagcatcatcatcatatgcATCACAAATCTCAGATTTTTCCTTGAAATCACTTTTGATAAGATTGGGAAGTTGCCACACAGTCATTGAGACTCTTGCCAGCAGCATACCACAG GGATCGACAACCAACGCTTCTAGTAATTTTGTCCTTCCGGGTGGTGATGATCCTTCTTGGTTAGCCTATAAAGGTGAAGGACCTTCTGTACATTTTCAAGTTCCAGAGGATCGTGATTGTTGCTTGAAGGGAATAGTTTTATGTGTTGTTTATTCATCAACACCTGAAAGTATGGCAACTGAATGTCTTACAAGTGTCATGATAAATAATCACACAAAATTCACCATTCAAATCTACAAGAAAGATACTGTAATGTCCTTTAATGATGAAGATTGGGAGAGTGTAAAATCAAATCTTGATCCTGGTGACAATATGGAGattattgtttcttttgggCGTGGATTGACTGTTAAGGGAACGGCTGTGTATCTAATTTATGCTCAGTCAATCATTATGGAAATTCAGCCATCAATTACTGTGGAAGTTGAATTTGAGCCATCTGTTAATGGGAAAATGGAGCCATCATCTGAAGTGAACATACATCCATCGCCTAACTTGAAAATGGAGCCATCACCAAAGCCAACTAAAACTATCTTTACAAGACTTGTAAAGAGAATTGGAAAATGTTCATGCTTGAACCAGAATTGA
- the LOC130743580 gene encoding uncharacterized protein LOC130743580: MVTTRAVAQVGDEGSTEKEELRARMELNEARTKRIEDAIQENEARAKRIEDSLFAVLTKLGISPVEETLAREVQAEDGVDPNPERDKGSSNSRWRKLEIPIFGGDDAYGWTHKLERYFALRGVEEDERMQATLLALEGKVLSWFQWWERCNPAPTWEGFKLAVIRRFQPAMVQNPFELLLSLKQTSTVEAYVEEFEKYVGALKEIDQDFSKGIFLNGLKEEVRVEVKLYELSSLTAVIQKSLMIEQKNSVLHKSSSNNYSKPSNYNRSNTFNRVVTVDAKGLSDKKTESVAGTSNTGNTGITNTIRSGDYRHLTSAEMRDKREKKLCFRCDEPYSREHRCKNKQLRMIIMEEDDGSEGEEENMDVVQFKSIQLSIYSMAGLTTAKSWKIAGTLRGQSVVVLIDCGASHNFIAEETLFQLQIPVLATPKYVVEVGDGHKVKCQGKCQQLMLDVQGVEILQDFYLFGLQGVDLVLGLDWLASLGKVKADFGKLELSLKQGNKWMKISGDPSLAKTQLSLGSLMQVLKTEEEGLLLHCTGEVSENTKETTVPKELLKVLQQAGNVFQDLEGLPPSRVQDHAIHLKEGAQMPSFPEIRNREACGGNVTSWNNKA; this comes from the coding sequence ATGGTGACTACTCGCGCGGTGGCGCAGGTCGGAGACGAAGGTTCGACGGAGAAAGAGGAGCTTCGAGCTCGCATGGAGCTCAACGAAGCCAGAACCAAGCGCATTGAAGACGCGATTCAGGAAAACGAAGCCCGAGCAAAGAGAATTGAAGATTCGCTCTTCGCGGTTCTCACAAAATTGGGGATTTCCCCTGTTGAAGAAACCCTAGCTCGTGAAGTGCAAGCTGAGGACGGCGTCGACCCCAATCCCGAACGCGACAAAGGTAGCAGTAACAGTAGATGGAGAAAATTGGAGATTCCAATCTTTGGAGGTGACGATGCTTACGGTTGGACTCACAAATTGGAGCGTTATTTTGCTTTGAGAGGAGTTGAGGAAGATGAACGCATGCAAGCAACACTCTTGGCCTTGGAAGGGAAGGTTTTAAGCTGGTTCCAATGGTGGGAGAGGTGTAATCCTGCACCTACCTGGGAAGGGTTCAAGCTAGCTGTAATCAGAAGGTTTCAGCCTGCGATGGTACAAAATCCTTTTGAACTGTTGTTGTCCTTGAAGCAAACCAGTACTGTAGAAGCCTATGTTGAAGAATTTGAGAAGTATGTAGGTGCATTGAAAGAGATTGATCAAGACTTTTCCAAAGGAATCTTTTTGAATGGCTTGAAGGAGGAGGTTCGAGTGGAGGTAAAATTGTATGAACTCTCTTCTTTAACAGCTGTAATTCAGAAATCACTGATGATAGAACAGAAAAACTCAGTCTTGCATAAATCTAGCTCAAACAATTACTCTAAGCCTAGTAATTACAATAGGAGCAACACATTTAATAGAGTTGTAACTGTGGATGCTAAGGGACTTAGTGATAAGAAAACTGAGTCAGTAGCTGGAACTTCTAATACTGGTAATACTGGAATTACAAATACAATCAGAAGTGGAGATTATAGGCATCTCACTAGTGCTGAAATGAGAGACAAGAGGGAAAAGAAACTCTGCTTTAGATGTGATGAACCTTACAGCAGGGAGCACAGATGCAAGAATAAGCAGTTGAGAATGATTATCATGGAGGAAGATGATGGAAGTGAGGGGGAGGAAGAGAACATGGATGTGGTACAATTCAAATCCATCCAACTGTCCATTTACTCCATGGCTGGCCTGACAACTGCCAAATCATGGAAGATTGCAGGAACTTTAAGGGGGCAATCTGTGGTGGTACTTATTGATTGTGGAGCCTCCCACAACTTCATTGCAGAGGAGACTTTATTTCAGTTGCAAATTCCAGTGTTGGCTACTCCCAAATATGTGGTAGAAGTGGGGGATGGACACAAGGTCAAGTGTCAAGGAAAATGCCAGCAGTTAATGCTGGATGTGCAAGGAGTTGAAATCTTACAAGATTTCTATCTCTTTGGGCTGCAAGGGGTTGATTTGGTCTTAGGACTTGACTGGTTAGCAAGTCTAGGGAAGGTGAAGGCAGACTTTGGAAAATTGGAGCTGTCTCTCAAACAGGGGAACAAGTGGATGAAGATTTCTGGTGATCCATCCCTGGCCAAAACCCAACTATCCCTGGGTTCTCTTATGCAAGTACTGAAAACTGAAGAGGAGGGATTATTACTACATTGTACAGGAGAAGTTTCAGAGAACACGAAAGAAACAACAGTACCAAAGGAGCTTTTGAAGGTGCTGCAGCAAGCTGGTAATGTCTTTCAAGATCTTGAGGGACTACCACCTTCAAGGGTGCAAGACCATGCCATACACCTTAAGGAGGGGGCACAAATGCCCTCATTTCCAGAAATCAGAAATAGAGAAGCTTGTGGGGGAAATGTTACAAGCTGGAATAATAAGGCCTAG
- the LOC130749022 gene encoding TMV resistance protein N-like gives MSSSSSNHQWLYVFINFNGENTHPSFVSHLYDALSNAGIKAFIEDGSLEKGDEVHQLVQAVKLSRISLVVLTTNYALSTWCLDELIRIMETRKNYGQVVIPIFYHVIPSDVRDQKGHFALGGAGFKRDVRRWSAALHEVASLSGFELSTDRSEAEAINAIVNQVFQNFPSANVEMKPSPEVNLQPTTNEEMESSPKALQYGSNTTYLLMYSCKHSL, from the exons ATGTCTTCTTCATCCTCGAATCATCAATGGCTCTACGTGTTCATAAACTTCAATGGAGAAAACACCCATCCCAGCTTCGTTTCTCATCTCTATGATGCCCTCTCAAACGCGGGAATCAAAGCTTTTATTGAGGATGGGAGTCTTGAAAAGGGAGATGAGGTGCATCAACTTGTGCAAGCAGTAAAACTTTCTCGTATATCTTTAGTTGTTCTCACCACCAACTATGCTTTATCTACATGGTGTCTTGATGAACTCATCCGAATCATGGAAACCCGCAAAAACTATGGCCAAGTGGTTATTCCTATATTTTACCACGTTATTCCATCGGACGTGCGTGATCAGAAGGGTCATTTTGCTTTGGGAGGAGCAGGATTCAAAAGGGACGTGAGGAGGTGGAGTGCCGCGCTCCACGAAGTTGCAAGTTTGTCTGGTTTTGAATTGAGCACTGATAG gAGTGAAGCTGAAGCAATTAATGCAATTGTTAATCAAGTTTTCCAGAATTTCCCATCAGCTAATGTGGAAATGAAGCCTTCACCTGAAGTAAATTTGCAGCCAACAACTAATGAGGAAATGGAGTCATCACCAAAGGCTCTTCAATATGGATCAAACACTACATATTTGTTGATGTATTCATGCAAACACAGCTTATAG
- the LOC130743579 gene encoding secreted RxLR effector protein 161-like, with protein sequence MTRPDIAFPVSVVSQFLNSPCDSHWNAVIRILKYIKVSPGKGLVYTDKDHTDVIAYADADWAGDVSDRRSLTGYCVLIGGNLISWKSKKQTLVARSSTEAEYRAMANTTCELLWLKHLLQELKFCELGPMELACDNQSALYLSSNPIFHERTKHIEVDCHFIREKILSGVIKTSYVQSRDQLADMLTKSLRGPRIQYICNKLDALDIYAPTLQLEGEC encoded by the coding sequence ATGACTAGACCTGACATTGCCTTCCCAGTTAGCGTTGTGAGTCAGTTTCTAAATTCACCATGTGATAGTCATTGGAATGCAGTCATCCGGATCCTAAAATACATTAAAGTATCACCTGGAAAGGGGCTTGTCTATACAGACAAGGATCATACTGATGTCATTGCATATGCTGATGCAGACTGGGCAGGTGATGTTAGTGATAGAAGATCCCTTACAGGTTATTGTGTTCTTATTGGAGGGAATCTAATTTCCTGGAAAAGCAAGAAACAAACTCTTGTTGCAAGGTCTAGTACAGAAGCAGAGTATCGTGCTATGGCTAATACTACGTGCGAATTGCTCTGGTTAAAGCACTTGCTTCAGGAGTTGAAGTTTTGTGAGTTAGGACCTATGGAGCTTGCTTGTGATAACCAATCAGCTTTGTATCTTTCCTCAAATCCAATTTTTCATGAGAGGACCAAACATATAGAGGTCGACTGTCATTTTATCAGAGAGAAGATACTCTCAGGCGTAATCAAGACTTCCTATGTTCAATCTAGGGATCAACTTGCAGATATGTTAACCAAGTCTTTACGAGGTCCTAGGATACAATATATATGTAACAAGCTGGATGCATTAGATATATATGCTCCAACGctccagcttgagggggagtgttga